GCACAGGGAGATTGGAAGGAGCAACATAAACTAATGAAAAATGTAGAGGTGTGTTACAGACGTGATAAGCACTTTCTCGACACAAGTAGCAGTTTGCATACATACATTTTGACTGCATTTCAAAGAAGAAAGTAGTTAACAACAAGAGTGCTGTTTCTCTAAAAATATGTACAAACTAAATGAGCTGATCTGGAGTAGGAAGAAAACATTATGCAACAGGCAGTGATTTCCCCCAAGTCTGAGAAGACATGTTCACCACTGTGATTGCTGCTCATCTGATCTAACACTAGCTGGAGGTTTAAGATGTCAGTGCAGTGACCAAACCCTTCTCCCTTATGAACTAAATCTCATAAATAGCAATTGGTGCAAGAGGTCTTGAGTCAAAGTTGATAATGGCTAGTATGCCCAGAGCTGGGGAAGTCTTCCTAGGATGGGCTAGGACCTAGACCAGAGGTGAAAGGAGCTATTCATTATCAGAAGCAAGGTGAAACGCCTGGAATCCTGTTTTTCTCTCGGGAGTTGGTCAGGTAGACTCCCATCATTCTAAGAACTCCAATTTGCTGAACCTCCATGTAGAATCCACTATTCATACCTGTGACAAGAGGATTAAACCCAACAAGCAGGGCGAGTACTGCTGGGATCATGTACACCACCTGTCAGCAAAAAGGAAGTGAGGGTTAGGAAGGGTGCTCAAACATGGGAGTGTTAGCCCAGCCTCGACTGTCTTCATCCCCAGTGCTGAAACCAGGAGTACACTCAACAAGTGACACAATACAGACCATCTAGCAAATAAAAGTGTGATCAGTGCTCACCGTGCTGAGGGATTTTCCACTGTTTCAGTAAGTCACGGAGGATGTGGTCATTCTGCTAGTATGACCTTATCACTGTATCAGGCTGTGATTGTACCTCCCTCCATCGGCTCTTCCAGAAAATGCTTTTGACCCCCAAACTGTAACATCAATGCTGGCCTTCCAGTTTCTCCCAAGCAACTCCCATACCCAGGTGACCTTCCCTGCTTACATAAAAGAGCATCCTCTGAAAAAAACAGTCATGAATGGTCAGATAGCCCTGTGAGGCTGGACCCCCATGGACCCATGTGATTCAGTATTCCAGTTGTGCAAGTGAGGTCACAGATAGCATCCAAATGATGTGTGGGTCTGACAAGGCTGTTCATTTGGGAAAGAGAGTTAAAAAGACTGGCCCTGAAAAAGTCCCAATTCCCAAGATTCATTGTAACAGACactggcactgtgtgtgtgtgtgtgtgtgtgtgtgtgtgtgtgtgtgtgtgtgtgaaccaggAGGCAAGAAGGGAGAATAGGTTTATAAACCTTGGAGACTTTCAGAGAAAGGGGGCTATTTCACTATATCAGTTTCAGTATTTAGAGTAGAAACCTTCAGTCTCTTCAGAGATGACCAGCGCTGTTGTTTTCACCTCCAGCAGAGCATGCGCTTGGATCACAAAGTCTGTGTTAGCATTTCCTGCTCCATCCAAGCTGGTGACTGGAATGACAGCCAGTTGATACCTACAAGTCAGGTTGTCCCTGACAGATGGGCAGTCATGCTTCTTGAGGGCCTTTAGTGTGTAGAAATCACCTTGGTCTTGTGCTGAGTGGGGAGGTCGGCAGTGGGTCTCAGCATTCTGCCTTTCTGACAAGTCTCTGGATGGAACACTGCTACTCTTCCAAGGACACCCTTAAAGGGTCAGGGGTCAGTCCCATTCCTCATGGATAACTATATGACTCAGCTATTCAGGACTGAGACAGacaaccagagacaggagaccaTAAACGAGCACACACCATACAATCCTCAGTTGTGCTCTGTGAGAAATGTTCTGCATAGATTTTTAAACTGTGCACTCAAATGCCTGAATGTCTGTCTCAACAGACTACACAGCCTTATTCTTATTCTACTgctttatacacacatactcaaagGATGAACAAATCAGTCCTTCGAGTCTCTCACAGCAATTGTGATGTAATAACGCTTATTAAAATGCTTCTCCCTGTCGGAAATCGGAGAAGATGAAAAAAGCTAGGGGCAGAGAGACGGAAAAGAATTGCTTCTAGTACACAAGTTAAAACAAtggtggcgaacacctttaatcccagcacttgggaggcagagggaggggcatctctgagttcgaggccagcctggtctacagagtgagttccaggacagccacggctgcacagagaaatcttgtctcgaaaaactaaaatgaaacaaaacaaaagagcaatGCTCAGCAAAAAATACGAGCGCGGAAACTTCACTTACAATGTTCTCTTCTGTTACTTTTGGGATTAATGTGATTAGTTTATTAATTTATGAGTGAACACATGTGcgtctgtgtatatgcatgtgtgtatgatctAAGCATTGGTGgtcaaaggacatctctgtggagtcGGTTctccttttttacttttatgtgggTCACCAGGACCAAAATCAGGTCTTTAGGCTTCTGGGCAAgcaactttacccactgagccatcctgtcagtccttcactgatttttttttttttttttttaacaatggaAAAACTAAAGGTATCATAGTATCCACTTAACAGAATTTAATTCAGTAGAGTCACTAACTACCCTGGACTTGTTCCTAATTTCTGTCCACtgcaaaactgttttttttttttcaatctctttAGCAGCTAGAAATAGCCATGTAGTCCAGGAATATAAGGTAAGGCGGTGTCTTCCAGGGTTCAAGTTAATGACATACAAGGCATTTAGCAAGGTTTGGTTACTTATGAATCACACTGAGACGCTAACAACAACACGGCATGCTGATGTGTGCAAACCAAATGCCACCTGTCCAAGGGGCTTCTTGGGAAACATTTTCTCCGTAACTTAAGGGATGGAAGCTCAGGAGGAAACCTATCTTGCTTCTGCTTTGACTCTTCATCCATTGGATATACTTCTCTGGAGATTGGAGAGGTCTGAAGCTGCAGCAGCTATTCCATAAACAGGAGAATGGCTGAGAAGAGAAAGCCCGAGCCCTTCATGTCACTGTTGATCATCAAGTGACCATCAGAGTTTTTTAGGTGATATGTTCTCTATCATTATAACCTGTTTCTATGAGGAAACTTTATAATCCACATCCCATGATTTGCCTCTGTGATGCAAGTAGCCTCCATGAACAAGGTACAGCAGGGACCGTGGAAAGGAGCTGGGTGAAGTCCTAGACTCCAAAGTTTAGAAAGCAACATAGTATTGTCCATTTGTGCATCCATTCCTTCTGCACTTCCCTTGGGAGGATCTATGAGGAAACTTTATATAAGGCTTCTAAGAAGAGGGAGAACATGTCCTTGTCCTCCTGGGCTGGCTGCACAGCACATCAACCAAACCAGTTGTTGTTACAATGAGAGTTCAAGAAGGATGGTCGGATCCTCTTGGAAAGAGGCAGAGTGATTGAGATGGCATCTGAGATGCTCCCGGGAGCCTGGGCAGACAGCAGCATGCTAGGGGCAAGGCACAGTAACCATCATTTCTGGACTAGATTTCAAAGACGATGCTGGAAATGTGGGACGGGCCACGCTATGGTGGGCCTAAAGACCAAATGGAGGGGCTCCAACTTAACTTGGGAAATAACAAAGGGTTTGAAAGCAGACAGTGATGTACAGGCAGctaagaggcagaggagaaaggaggcagagagaagagttaTAAGGCTGTCTTCAGGGGAAGTCGGAGTGAGCGGGAATGAGGGAGGATGCCCATCAGAATGTTTGACCTGTTTTTCATTATCCACACATGAGCAAAGGCAGGATGCCCAGGCACTGTGCATGTAACTATGCCTAGGATGGATGTTGCTGaattctttttttacttttgacaGTGGTGTTAAAGGTGACAGGTTTTGCGTGAAGATGCTTAGGTGGTTCTGCTGAGAACAGAAATTGCTGGGTCAGGAGGTGGAACAGGCTTAGGAAGGAAAGGTGTTCTCTGGGATGCCGGACACACCTCAAGGAGCAGCAAGGTGGTGCAGGTGGCTATTTGCTGTGATCGTTTGTCAAATCGCCATGAAGCTTCCCGTAGGGATGTGTGATTTTGAACCCAGGCTATGGAGCAAAGTGCCGAGGAGCTCATTTAATTTGGGGACCGGGGACTCTGGATAATAAGCAGTTTCAGAGTATGGTTCCACTGTACAAACATCCAAAGCAGACTAGAACTCAGCTCTGTATTCCCCGTGTGCTCACTCGTTGCTCTCTCTACACAGTGAGCACTGTCTCCAAACCCAAGAATGAGTTCCTCAGTGATACTGTAGAGTCTCCCTCCAAGACTGTCTATTGTCATCTGAGAACAAAAATCATGGATGGATAGAAGCAATACACATCCTTGTTACAGCTGTCAGAAAGGTTAGCATAATGTATGTCAAATGACTAGCATCTTGTAGGTCCTTAGCAAATGATAGGAACTCCTACTGTCATGTCTGGTGTAGTCATGGGAAATGGAAGTTGCTGGTATAAGCTCTCTCTGTGGAAAGACTTCCGTGTCTCCAGAAAGTTCAGAATTCACACCCCCATCAGTTATATGATCAGAGTGCCCCCCCCCAATGAAAACAATTAGGAAAATAAGCTCACAAGGGTGTTCATTTCTTGGTTTTAAGGCAAGTGCCCCAGGAGCAGAGGCATGGTTGTATCAAACGGAGGAACATTTTGAAAGTAGCTCATACTCACCACCCACAACTCTGCATCTGGATCGTTCACCTAGAATGTCAAAACATCAAGGTGTTAGCTCACATTAGACCCATGTATCCTATGTCTGGGCTGACCTTGTATTTACTATTCATTGCGAAGGACTAGGTGCTACGGTGGGCTCAGGGTACAGAACACCAGTGAGCTAGTCTAGCAGTCTGCCTATCAGGATGGCTGAAGGGACCCTGGGATGAACACAACAGGTAGATTTAACACCCAACCATGCATCTTTTGAAAATATTGGGATTTCCTAAGAACTACTCCGGTGTATTTTAAGACCCTAGGTATCAAGATAAGAGGGGAGTTATCCTGAGGATGACCAGGAAGAGGTCTAGGATGCTGTCTATTCTGgttcctccttcctcccaggtGCTGAAATCCACTCAATCTCacgggggtgtgggggtgggggctgaaggTTCGAAAAGGTGTCAGAGCTGCGGTTCTGGGTCCCTTTCTAAGTGACCAGCTGCATGCACTTGCTGCTGGTCAGGCTCTCAGGGAGTTACCAAACCACACGAACTCATGTTCTGCTTGAGAGGACTCTGAGGGTCCTAATTCTGCTCCACCCTGAGAACCGGCTGCCCGGGCTTCGCGGTCCCTCTGCCAGCCCTCCACAGCCCGCCTGACCTGCACCACAGCAGCCAGGCCGAAGAAAGCTGCCATGAGCGTGTTGCAGGCCCGCCACAAGCCGGGAGCCCAAGGAGCCACTGCTGACGCCATAGCCTGGAAGCCGGAGGAGCAGGCCGGGCCCAGAGGGGCGTGGTCAGAGGGTGAGGCCGGGCTAGTGGGGCAGGACccaggaggaggggtggggcgCAGCAGGTGGGGCGGGGCTAGGGGCAGGGCTCAGACAACGGGGGCGGGGATAAAAAGGCGTGGCaagcccttcttccctccctgccctcctcagTTCTAGAACGGTCTTGCGGTGCCGACTAGTGGATAGATGTGGCATTGGCCTTGCTGTGCATTCTTGTCCcttattctttctctcattaaaaaAGCAAATGAGGGAAAcgaaacaaacacaacaaaacagcaCAAAccagaaatgcaaataaagaagagaaagaaaaaaggggcgCTCGCGTATGTGTTCcggttatgttttattttttgttgtttttgttttgatttttttgtttgtttgtttgttttctcgttttctgagacagggtccagtggctgtcctggaactcattatataaaacagactggcctcagactcaaagaaTCTGAGTTCATTTACACATCCGTAGTCCTAAATCGTGCCGGGATTAGTATTTATGTACTTCTTTCCAAAGCTCCTGTGCTTCCCGAGCGAGAAAAACTTTGGGACATTTCTGAAGTGAGCGACACAACAGAGTTCCAGCAACAGCTCCCTTTACCTGCACGTGCTTTTATTGTATAAGACatttacatattatgtatattatacatatttatatttctctccCACCAGCAAAATCAACGTTTCCAACACTCATTTGTTATGCATTTCTTAGAAGGAAAGACTTGGAAGTATTGGCAGCCCTCTGCTCACTTGCTTCAGCTGGGTTTTGGTTTGTAAGCTAAGGTTGATAGCTCTTCTCTGGCCTCATTTACACGAGCATAAACCGAATCATTGTTATTCTAAATAATCTTTGTCACCTCAATTCCTGCATTCGGGTGCTTGACTGTTCCTCTTTCcttttaacaaaaaacaaacaaacaaacaaaaaagtaaactcAAGTTTTCCATTCAAGGTCAGGCTTTAGACgagcatttctcaacctgtgggtcgcgacccctcgTAGCCAAAGGACCCTTTCGCGGAGTTccccaagaccatcagaaaacacagagatctgcattACAATTTATAGCAATAGCAAAATtgcaattatgaagtagcaacaataataattttatggttggaggccACCATGACAcgaaaaactgtattaaagggtcacagcattcaGAAAATTAAGAAACTCTGGTTAAACTGAAGAAACCCCTTGTTTCAGGAATGTCACCTGCTGAGTGCCTGCCATAGCATTGGAGTGGAATTCCTTCCTCAGAAAAGGGAGCTTGGGGGCCTTGGAGAAGCAGGTAAACCATTATCTGAGGTGTGCAAGGGCAGCACCAACCACTCTGACTAATGTTGGGTGGGGCTCCCCTTCAGGTCTCCCCCGATAACCAGCCTTGAATGTCTGGGGACAAGCCGAGAACAACTTCAGTGCTTTGTCTCTATGTAGAAGGAATAAAGCAGAGAGTGTTTTGGGCTGGATTACCTCCCCACGCctcttcctgccaccatgcccgCAACACCATTTTTTGAGCTAACAGTGTTTAAAGAGATGGTTAAGTTAAAATGAGGTCATGGGCTGGTAAGATGTATTATCCAGTAAAGCAGTTGCAACACAAGACTAGCAACCTCGGTTTGATCCCTTTGAAAAGACAGGGGAAATCTGACTACCCTCACCCTCATCCCCCACAACCTTGGTGtgccctcaaacacacacacaggcacacacacacacacacacacacacacacacacacacactgatgatgataataataattaacaaacTAATAGTAAAAGCGCATTTTTATTTGTGCACACAGTATTCTGCTTGCATGCCAGAGAGGGTGCCACATTTCGTTATAGTTGGTTGCGAgcttccatgtggttgctgggaattgaactcaagacttatggaagagcagtcagtgctctcaacctctgagccatctctccaactaaaagaacattttttaaatgaggcCACAAGGGTGAACTCTATTCCAACAGACTGGTGTTCCTATAGGAAGAGGTACCCAGGACACAGGTGGAGAGGAAGGACTCTGAGGCTACAGGAGAAGGCTCCATCTAcaagcagaggagagaggagcagaagaaACTGCCACTGCTGGGGGAAGAACAGGATATGGAGAGGATGGCTGGGGGAGTCTACACTGAGTCACATGGGCTTCTCCTGAAGTATCTGAAACCAGCGAGGGCCAAGATGCTCCAGCAAGCCTGTCGTGCTCCTGGAAAGCCAGTCTGGACTCTGGTTTGGAGTGTTTGCAAAATTTAGCTCCCATTGTGAACACCCGAAGGCAAATTAAAAATTGATTGCCAATGAGAGGCATCTGAACTAAAGAACGCTCCTCAGATGTCCCCACATGCCACTGGAAAGCAGAAGACATTTTAATGCCCCTTCTCTTTGCTGACGTCTTTACGCTGGTCATGGGTATGAAGCACGCTGGaccattttcttcatccatttacTAAATATACAGGACTTCCCACGTGTCTGGCACTGTGCTGACTGCAGAAGTGACATGGACACAGAAGTGAGCCCCGTGTAGTCTGAGAACTAAACACAATTAGAGAAATAAGCAGGTGATCTCAGCGGGCAGGGAGGGTATGGGGACGGGTGGGGACGGCCGCTGTGGAAACGCACACAGCCAGGACTCGGACCTTTTCCAAGGGTCCTTAGAATTTTCCTGACTAAAATGTGAACGAGTACAAGTGGTGAAGACCACAAGGACCCCATGCTCAAGGCAAAGAAGAGCATGTGTAAGGAGGCCCTGGTCCCTAAGGCCACCAGGCCACCCATAGTGGTGGCAAATACACTGAAAACAGTTGTTGGAAGGTAGGAAAACAAGAGTAAGTGCCTGAAGTTGGGCTTTTCCAAGGCCACGGAGAAGCCTCCTATAGGGTTTTGAGACACATGGTAAAGCTTCTCAAGAAATACTGCTTTCCTTCCAAGACCTGGGGAGATCTTAGGGGTCATCTGTAGGCATGGTCTCATTTCTCCAAAGGCCAAAGAGCGGATCATCACTTTGTTCGCCTGTTAgctatctttttttgttgttgttgtttttgtttgtttgtttttttgtttttcgagacagggtttttctgtgtagccctggctgtcctggaactcactctgtagaccaggctggcctcaaactcagaaatccgcctgcctctgcctcccaagtgctgggattaaaggcgtgcgccaccactgcccggcgcctGTTAGCTATCTTGAAGACAAAAGGATTTTTCCACCCATAGCCTTGTCCTTTTGCACTAATAAGATAAAGGACGCGCGGGTGCTCAGAAGATTTAAAAACCGCTTCTCTCCTAATCTTGGCTTTGGGTTTTAAGGGTTAGGCTGTTGGAACTGTGAGTGTCCAGAAGGTGGCGGACTTCCTCTTTTATCCGATTCTTTTATCCGGTAGGGAAGAGGCAGGgcgtgggggtaggggtggggtgagggggaggagagcggggggggggggggagaagggaaggattGTACCTCCCCTTGGATCTCCCCGGGGAGGTCTGATGTAGACTTTCAGGGTGGGTATGAACTTGGAATCAGCCCGAGgtgaagaaatacaaatagaacTTTGTACCAGGAACCTTCACTTTTGAGCTGAGGCACCGCGAGGAAGGAGCTGAGCCTTGCTGTGTCATAGGCAGAGCTTAACCCCTTTTGCTTCCCTGAGGTTCCGCCCCGCCCCAGCAAACGGTAATGATAATTGCATAGGTCGCGAGTCTTTATGCAAGACCAAGGTAGCTTTTGGCATCTCAAGGTTTGCGTTTGTAAATCTAAAGTAGGAGACTTGAGCTTCTCAGGGGTCCCTCTCTTCCCGGATGACACAATCACTACACAGTTGTTCTTTTTGTTAGTTGTGTAAGGGTGCCTTAGCAAATTATCCTGAAAGCAGAGAAATGATAATTTCTCTATCAAAACAGAGAACCGATTATCTCATGGTTATTGAGTCTGGAAGTCCTGTTAGCAGAACCACACTCCCCTGAAAAGGCTTAGGGAAAACCTGTTTTTTTCTAGCTTTTTGGAGGCTCTTTCTGGCCAAGTCTCTCCTGTAGACTGTCTTGACTTAGCCTTCTCTGCATAGGTACCTGTCTGAtccccccaacctccaagaaagTCCTTTTCCCGAGATCAGgcgtttagaaaaaaaaagtctccattCCCTCAGAGGCTTGAAGAAATTTTCTGCTTGCTAAAAAGGGAGTCATTCTTATCTCTGGCTAGAGGAGCTTGTTGTGGCCCTTCCATTAACCTGACTAGGCCTCTAGGCTCCCTCAGTCCCTGTTCAcagccccctttctccttttctggttAACCCTGGAAATCTTTCCCAGTCTCTTCTTGTTTTCCCAGGAGACAGCCTTGGCAgtttgaaataaaccttttccctttCACCCACAGAGTCTCCATTTTGGCTTCTTTACTGCACCCATTTTTATTCAATATCTTCtctgtcttaattttttaattaagatagtgtgtatgcatgcgtgtgcgtgagtgtgtgtgtgtgtgtgtgtgtgtgtgagagagagagagagagagagagagagagagagagagagagagagagagagatccatgtggaagtcagagtacTGCTTGCcagagtcacttctctccttccaccctgcaGGACTTTAAACTTTGGTCACATCG
The nucleotide sequence above comes from Arvicanthis niloticus isolate mArvNil1 chromosome 6, mArvNil1.pat.X, whole genome shotgun sequence. Encoded proteins:
- the Tmem220 gene encoding transmembrane protein 220 isoform X6 encodes the protein MASAVAPWAPGLWRACNTLMAAFFGLAAVVQVNDPDAELWVVVYMIPAVLALLVGFNPLVTGNLIWKSMSTVHMLFCTLWAGGLAYHFLLHAKQSILNEEEGSLHLKTLPDTVSKYV